The following proteins are encoded in a genomic region of Tenacibaculum sp. 190524A05c:
- a CDS encoding ligase-associated DNA damage response DEXH box helicase has protein sequence MRKLEETNGYQIIEDWMASKSFSPFDFQLKAWKKYAHNYSGLVVAPTGFGKTYSMFLAVVIDYLNNPNSYKKGCKLLWISPLRSLAKDLQKAMQTAIDEIGLDWVASVRNGDTPQNIRRQQERKMPDILLTTPETMHLLFTQKNNSRWFKNVQCVVVDEWHELLSTKRGVLTELAVARIRSLSKNVRIWGISATIGNLEEAKEVLIPYSDVKTTIITSKEKKKLKIVSLLPDEVEVLPWAGHLGAHMIKKVLPIIYENTTTLIFTNTRSQSELWYQLLLDSDPDLAGQIAIHHGSIDKKLRNWIEDAINDQLLKAVVCTSSLDLGVDFKPVDCVIQIGSAKGIARFIQRAGRSGHSPYEVSKVYCLPTHSLQLIEVSALKEAVKRKDVESRTPVVLSYDVLVQFLVSLAVGEGFDDTKTFELLRQTHAYSQLSIEDFKWAMLFITKGGNTLKTYEEFHKVVFDEESQLYKVTSRRISMLHRMNVGAIVSDAMLKVRFMKGGFVGMIEEYFISKLKNGTPFVLAGRVLEIVHIKEMTVFVRKSSSKKAITPSWKGGRLPLTSYLSHYLRLKLNDALEPGIRERELKFLNPLLTAQNSNSHIPKSNEFLVEKIKTREGFHLFFYPFEGRLVHEIMASLIAYRISKIKPITFTIAMNDYGFDLLSDQEIPVDELNIKEILSKENLMQDAIASVNASEMANRKFRDIAVIAGLVVQSQPGKRKTNKSLQSSSGLIFRVLEDHEPNNLLVRQAYTEVFNEQLEEARLQEAFQRIGKSNIILKEASGYTPLSFPIKVDSLRDTMSNEKLIDRVKRLQNQHYKLIQ, from the coding sequence ATGAGAAAATTAGAAGAAACCAACGGTTACCAAATTATCGAAGATTGGATGGCTTCAAAATCTTTTTCACCTTTTGATTTTCAATTGAAAGCTTGGAAAAAGTATGCCCATAATTATAGTGGTCTGGTCGTTGCTCCAACAGGTTTCGGAAAAACATATTCAATGTTTTTGGCTGTTGTTATTGATTATTTAAATAATCCAAATTCCTATAAAAAAGGATGTAAATTACTGTGGATTAGTCCGCTTCGTTCTCTAGCAAAAGATTTACAAAAAGCGATGCAAACTGCGATTGATGAGATTGGTTTGGATTGGGTAGCTTCAGTAAGAAATGGCGATACACCTCAAAATATACGTAGACAGCAAGAACGAAAAATGCCAGATATTCTGTTGACTACACCAGAAACCATGCATTTATTGTTTACGCAGAAAAACAACTCAAGATGGTTTAAAAATGTACAGTGTGTCGTTGTGGACGAATGGCACGAGTTATTATCTACAAAGCGTGGCGTTTTAACCGAATTAGCAGTGGCTAGAATACGATCATTGTCGAAAAATGTTCGTATTTGGGGAATTTCTGCTACGATTGGAAATTTGGAAGAAGCGAAAGAAGTATTGATTCCATATTCGGATGTAAAAACAACCATCATAACCTCTAAAGAAAAGAAAAAGCTAAAAATTGTTTCGCTATTGCCAGATGAAGTGGAAGTTTTGCCTTGGGCAGGACATTTAGGAGCACATATGATTAAAAAAGTATTGCCCATAATTTATGAGAATACCACCACTTTAATTTTTACCAATACACGAAGTCAATCAGAATTGTGGTATCAATTGTTATTAGATTCCGATCCTGATTTAGCTGGACAAATTGCAATTCATCATGGTTCTATTGATAAAAAACTGAGAAATTGGATTGAAGACGCGATTAATGATCAACTACTCAAAGCAGTTGTTTGTACATCTTCCTTAGATTTAGGTGTCGATTTTAAACCTGTGGATTGTGTAATTCAAATTGGCTCTGCAAAAGGAATCGCAAGATTTATACAAAGAGCGGGGAGAAGCGGTCATTCTCCTTATGAAGTTTCAAAAGTATATTGTTTACCAACACATTCTTTACAATTAATTGAAGTTTCTGCATTAAAAGAAGCCGTAAAACGAAAAGACGTAGAATCCAGAACTCCAGTAGTTTTATCGTACGATGTTTTGGTTCAGTTTTTAGTGTCATTAGCCGTTGGAGAAGGATTTGACGATACAAAAACCTTTGAATTATTGCGGCAAACACATGCGTATTCACAATTATCGATAGAAGATTTTAAATGGGCAATGTTGTTTATTACCAAAGGTGGAAATACGTTAAAAACCTATGAAGAATTTCATAAAGTGGTCTTTGATGAAGAAAGTCAGTTATACAAAGTAACAAGTAGACGAATTAGTATGTTACACCGCATGAATGTTGGTGCTATTGTAAGTGATGCGATGTTAAAAGTTCGATTTATGAAAGGTGGTTTTGTTGGAATGATTGAAGAATATTTCATTTCAAAACTAAAAAACGGAACTCCATTTGTACTAGCAGGTAGAGTTTTAGAGATTGTTCATATCAAAGAAATGACTGTTTTTGTGCGTAAAAGTTCATCTAAAAAAGCAATTACTCCAAGTTGGAAAGGAGGGAGGCTACCATTAACGTCCTACTTAAGTCATTATTTACGATTAAAATTAAATGATGCTCTAGAACCAGGAATTCGAGAACGAGAATTAAAATTTTTAAATCCTTTATTAACAGCACAAAATAGTAATTCTCATATTCCAAAATCTAATGAGTTTTTAGTAGAAAAGATTAAAACTCGAGAAGGATTTCATTTGTTTTTTTATCCGTTTGAAGGTAGATTAGTACATGAAATTATGGCGTCTTTAATTGCCTATAGAATTAGTAAAATAAAACCGATTACTTTTACTATTGCCATGAACGATTATGGTTTTGATTTGTTAAGCGATCAAGAAATTCCTGTGGATGAATTGAATATTAAAGAGATCCTTTCCAAAGAAAACCTGATGCAAGATGCAATTGCCAGTGTAAATGCATCAGAAATGGCGAATCGGAAATTTAGAGATATTGCTGTTATTGCTGGGTTAGTGGTACAATCACAACCCGGAAAAAGAAAGACGAATAAAAGTTTACAATCATCTTCTGGTTTGATATTTAGAGTTTTAGAAGATCACGAACCTAATAATTTGTTAGTACGACAAGCATATACCGAAGTATTTAATGAACAATTAGAAGAAGCCAGATTACAAGAAGCTTTTCAGCGAATTGGGAAGAGTAACATCATTTTAAAAGAGGCGAGTGGCTATACACCATTGAGTTTCCCAATAAAAGTAGACAGTTTACGAGACACCATGAGTAATGAGAAGTTAATAGATCGTGTAAAAAGACTTCAAAATCAGCATTATAAGTTAATTCAATGA
- the pdeM gene encoding ligase-associated DNA damage response endonuclease PdeM yields the protein MNILTEEIQFGGASLTLTNQRVIYWKSEETLILSDVHIGKTAHFRQHGIAISDKVLHEDLKRLAVLIDYFSPKKLVVVGDLFHAEYNSNITEFKEWLTDYTDLDKVLVKGNHDRIHSMVSEELNFTVVNKLKIQNITFKHDVDDADVNEFIISGHIHPGVKLKTRGKQYLKLPCYYVNSSEVILPAFSLFTGLNTNFDIEKGNIYAFDDEIIFKAK from the coding sequence ATGAACATTTTAACAGAGGAAATTCAATTTGGTGGAGCGAGTTTAACGCTAACAAATCAACGAGTAATCTATTGGAAATCAGAAGAAACATTGATTTTGTCGGATGTTCATATTGGTAAAACAGCACATTTCAGACAACACGGAATTGCTATATCAGATAAGGTTTTACATGAAGACTTAAAACGATTAGCAGTATTAATAGATTATTTTTCACCTAAAAAGTTAGTTGTAGTTGGTGATTTATTTCATGCAGAATATAATTCTAATATTACCGAATTTAAAGAATGGCTAACAGATTATACGGATTTGGATAAGGTTTTAGTGAAAGGAAATCATGATAGAATTCATTCCATGGTTTCTGAGGAATTGAATTTTACGGTAGTAAACAAATTAAAGATTCAGAATATCACGTTTAAACATGATGTGGATGACGCAGATGTAAATGAATTTATAATTTCTGGACATATTCATCCTGGCGTGAAATTAAAAACTCGCGGGAAACAATATTTAAAATTGCCATGTTATTATGTGAACAGTTCAGAAGTGATTTTACCAGCATTTAGCTTGTTCACTGGATTAAATACAAACTTTGATATCGAAAAGGGGAATATTTACGCATTTGATGACGAAATCATTTTTAAAGCAAAATAA
- a CDS encoding P-loop NTPase fold protein produces MSESFKKPNYIASSPSGEDLFEGKSHEKTSNTIFELIKDKSLPNNVVGIEGKWGSGKSNVVSILNKRFDEIKSDYFFFTYDAWGHQEDLTRRTFLDELISSLKTEKKFKGNIDWTQELNKLLAKKSITNTTKFPKIKFYWILVMASILLFSFLNILYADFLVKIDIIPNYNLPYLKLFLSKYFLPMLLFGRGLKELKKEYKAFDNKKETQDFDYKERLKRLLYIFSGSDLESEELEHTLENEPTVKSFKEYFENITSDLKSDGLIIVFDNMDRLSKSDKVLSLWSSIHTFFAEEKIDNVWVIIPYDKEHLAKHFDEKNDNKVDNFIGKTFSTIFRISPPVLSDWKKFFTLKFKEAFKDIINDDDIDFISSLYEIITDTNNRGPRDIITFVNNLTSLYLQHNNSIDIKYLALFSLREKEILSNPLTTISSKQFLKQESYLFSDNAELEESLAAIVYNVNKEKSSEILLKNNIEDIFFKANLDVLKEVKKHSEFKTYFDNVIQKGDFPSSRPENTAKILEEIKDVVSSKSLSSYWEKFGKNLDRRPEEEFQLLTDWHKNILAKTSKETSKKLADKIVYNSKQKFKKSEKGSDYYLTVFDLIEYINENSISINIELDKVEFTSDQFVYFIDDMENLFKEGKCTFKDLKIYSNSKELNKYYIENKDGIPMNHKWLHVIKFLIENDKSYNFEEFRKHIETKLQAVSYTSEDDIKYLIEIIKTLTGKKPLKLIPEATATNYLNHNGSSDRSPYFDIIANQIAHLETSVSRSSYFTTELDKIDNAEQIAQVIHYYIDYGSLLKLVIDEGKNHLLLNKVINLVTLNQFGFTQSLNIKWIFENLDKIKTKIFKNNFNDFLNRFDSWSKYFEENFKEKDVFYLRTSIIELTFSKDNHSFNSIKHLHNKIISELNKTSKEVWLENFGTDNNLNFAFKGLIENELLDKKITKNTVFMSAYDQYFESIAKIEKSIPDDVDFWNNLLENDYLDGRKLNRIFNDILDIIINQTEVSSNHIKFFALGLFKYSSNIVSKADEVCRKIILHFKDDDDLFIFIIQSHLEKLIEILNSSKGLYNQDLSEMFNLAGEQELIEPKIINSIFEQTKLVIPVKKADNEKGKEE; encoded by the coding sequence ATGAGCGAATCATTCAAAAAACCAAACTACATTGCAAGCTCTCCATCTGGAGAAGATTTATTTGAAGGTAAATCTCATGAAAAAACTTCTAATACAATTTTTGAATTAATAAAAGATAAGTCATTGCCAAATAATGTAGTTGGTATTGAGGGAAAATGGGGTTCTGGAAAGTCAAATGTTGTAAGTATTTTAAATAAAAGATTTGATGAGATAAAATCTGACTATTTCTTTTTTACTTATGATGCTTGGGGGCATCAAGAAGATTTAACCAGAAGAACATTTCTTGATGAATTGATTTCTTCGTTAAAGACTGAAAAAAAGTTTAAAGGGAATATTGATTGGACACAAGAACTTAATAAGTTACTTGCTAAAAAATCTATAACGAATACTACTAAATTTCCAAAAATCAAATTTTATTGGATTCTTGTAATGGCTTCAATTTTATTGTTTTCATTTTTAAATATCCTTTATGCCGATTTTTTAGTTAAAATCGATATAATTCCGAATTATAACCTTCCATACTTGAAATTGTTTTTATCTAAGTACTTTTTACCTATGCTCCTTTTTGGTAGGGGTTTAAAAGAATTAAAAAAAGAGTATAAAGCCTTTGATAATAAAAAAGAAACACAAGATTTTGACTATAAAGAAAGACTTAAAAGACTATTATACATATTCAGTGGTTCAGATTTAGAATCTGAAGAATTAGAACACACTCTTGAAAATGAACCAACAGTTAAAAGCTTTAAAGAATATTTTGAGAATATTACATCTGACTTAAAATCTGATGGTCTTATTATTGTCTTTGATAATATGGACAGGCTTTCTAAAAGTGATAAAGTTTTATCTCTTTGGTCATCAATACATACTTTTTTTGCTGAAGAAAAAATTGATAATGTTTGGGTCATAATTCCTTATGACAAAGAACATTTGGCAAAACATTTTGATGAAAAAAATGACAATAAAGTTGATAATTTTATCGGGAAAACATTTTCAACAATTTTTAGAATTTCTCCACCTGTTTTATCCGATTGGAAAAAATTCTTTACTTTAAAGTTTAAAGAAGCCTTTAAGGATATTATTAATGATGATGATATTGATTTTATTTCATCTCTTTATGAAATAATTACTGATACAAATAATAGAGGGCCTAGAGATATTATAACATTTGTTAACAACTTAACCTCTCTTTACTTACAACATAATAACTCAATTGACATAAAATATTTAGCGCTTTTTTCTTTAAGAGAAAAAGAGATTTTATCAAATCCTCTAACTACTATTTCAAGTAAACAATTTCTAAAGCAAGAATCATATCTGTTTAGCGACAATGCTGAATTAGAAGAAAGTTTAGCTGCTATAGTATATAATGTTAATAAGGAAAAATCAAGCGAAATTCTACTAAAAAATAATATTGAAGATATATTTTTTAAAGCTAATTTGGATGTTTTGAAAGAAGTTAAAAAGCACAGTGAGTTTAAAACATATTTTGATAATGTAATTCAAAAAGGTGATTTTCCAAGTTCAAGACCAGAAAATACTGCAAAAATATTGGAAGAAATTAAAGATGTAGTCTCTTCCAAGTCTTTATCTTCTTATTGGGAAAAATTTGGTAAAAATTTAGATAGAAGACCAGAAGAGGAATTCCAATTATTAACCGATTGGCACAAAAATATATTAGCAAAGACATCAAAGGAAACATCAAAGAAACTTGCTGACAAAATTGTTTATAATAGTAAACAAAAGTTTAAAAAATCCGAAAAAGGAAGTGATTATTACTTAACTGTATTTGATTTAATTGAATATATAAATGAAAATTCAATTTCGATAAATATAGAGTTAGATAAAGTTGAGTTTACATCTGACCAATTTGTTTATTTCATAGATGATATGGAAAACCTTTTTAAAGAAGGCAAATGTACTTTTAAAGATTTAAAAATCTACTCGAATTCAAAAGAGTTAAACAAATATTATATTGAAAATAAAGACGGAATACCTATGAACCATAAATGGTTACACGTGATAAAGTTTTTAATTGAAAATGATAAGTCTTATAATTTTGAAGAATTCAGAAAACATATTGAAACAAAACTACAAGCTGTAAGTTATACTTCGGAAGATGACATTAAATATTTAATAGAAATCATCAAGACACTGACGGGGAAAAAACCTTTAAAATTAATACCTGAAGCTACCGCAACTAATTATCTAAACCATAATGGAAGTAGTGATAGGAGTCCTTATTTTGATATAATTGCTAATCAAATTGCTCATTTAGAAACTTCTGTATCTAGAAGTTCATATTTCACGACAGAGCTTGATAAAATAGATAATGCAGAACAAATTGCTCAAGTTATTCATTATTATATAGATTATGGTTCATTACTTAAATTAGTTATTGACGAAGGAAAAAATCATCTTTTACTTAATAAAGTAATTAATTTAGTAACACTAAATCAATTCGGATTCACACAATCATTAAATATTAAATGGATTTTTGAAAATTTAGACAAAATAAAAACTAAAATTTTCAAAAATAATTTTAACGATTTCCTAAATAGGTTTGATAGTTGGAGTAAATATTTTGAAGAAAACTTTAAAGAAAAGGATGTTTTTTATTTAAGAACATCGATCATTGAATTAACTTTCTCGAAAGACAATCATAGTTTTAATTCTATTAAGCACTTACATAATAAAATAATAAGTGAGCTAAATAAAACTTCAAAAGAAGTTTGGCTAGAAAACTTTGGCACAGATAATAATTTAAATTTTGCTTTTAAAGGTCTTATCGAAAATGAACTTTTAGATAAAAAAATCACTAAAAATACTGTCTTTATGAGTGCTTATGATCAGTATTTTGAATCAATCGCTAAAATTGAAAAGAGTATTCCAGACGATGTTGATTTTTGGAATAATTTATTAGAAAATGATTATCTTGACGGAAGAAAATTAAATAGGATATTTAATGACATTTTAGATATAATAATAAACCAAACAGAAGTTTCTTCTAATCATATCAAATTTTTTGCATTAGGCCTTTTTAAATACTCATCAAATATTGTTTCTAAAGCTGACGAGGTTTGTAGAAAAATTATTCTTCATTTCAAAGATGATGACGACTTATTTATTTTCATAATACAAAGCCATTTAGAAAAACTAATTGAAATCCTTAATTCATCAAAAGGACTTTATAATCAAGATTTATCAGAGATGTTTAATTTGGCTGGAGAACAAGAGCTGATTGAACCTAAAATTATAAATTCTATTTTTGAACAAACTAAATTGGTTATTCCGGTTAAAAAAGCGGATAATGAGAAAGGAAAAGAAGAATAA
- a CDS encoding AsmA-like C-terminal region-containing protein, translating to MKFETFKKRKFWLRFIACVILLPILFLIVTVLYINTKQNSIIKDHIAELNKTHKGFIDIGDTHLSLFSNFPNISFKVDDLTINETKSDNSPVIMDVKDIYVGFNLWDILDGNYTIKSLIVEEGFFDIVIHEDKSLNLLNALKSFDETQSEEPIDFKLKKVKLHNLDIHKKDEGQNTDLETFIYEADGGFNIDNEVISGHIDTKFEMNLISNGDTTYVKHKHFDVHTDVSLNKDTGLLTIEPSGVTMEHGDFELEGKIDTKNDFDLDLIIKGAKPNFDMLIAFAPEDLIPVLERYKNAGKIYFNAVVQGPTLNQQVPFFDVNFGVSEAFLENTNKGKRVKNIGFKGHFTNGKERSSRTTTFSLEDMTAKLGKGKILGNVVINNFDKPEIDMRLNTDFNLEFIADFLNLSDVDIASGNVSLKMNFHDIVDINNPELALSRLNQAYYSELKIDSLSLSSKDLPAPLKKLNAHIEMKGKKATINQFDMLLGNSDISITGYLSDLPAIVHHTDTLVVTHLDIQSKLLDIAELTRFSATDSIKTGIDEQIKDVTAGFSFKSSAKAFTESKYLPKGEFFVDSLNAKLKHYPHKFHDFHVDVLIDDKDLKIKDFTGFIDDSDFHFNGLVHNYGFWMQKELNGDVDLDITLTSDLLRLEDIFSYQGENYVPEEYRHEEFEKLELHVNSSMHYKASALHSIDLELDKLNTKMHVHPLRFEYFTGDFHYEDDHIVVKDFIGKIGRTSFNIGLNYYLGDDEAIKKRDNYLSFKANYIDYDQLFPPDKSTGKATITVKSKTADVPAHADAFNLYELPFTDMKFDVDVDYFMYQRIHLQDIKAKLRTTKNHYIYVDTLHMNAAGGNFNMSGYFNGSNPKKIYLKPNIKTTKIDLDKFLFKFENFGQDHLVSDNLKGHVSSNITGKIRIYPDLVPDLDQSEVHMDVKVFNGKLQNYEPMKLLSSYMGDKNLNNIKFDTIQNHIDIHNGRITIPNMTIESTLGHMELSGTQDLNNNIEYYLRIPWKTVRKAVWYKLFKNKKNSGTKEEEDEIIEVDPNKKVRYLNLKLHGTVDDFKVSMKKKPKKKER from the coding sequence ATGAAATTTGAAACCTTTAAAAAAAGAAAATTCTGGTTGCGATTTATTGCTTGCGTAATACTTTTACCTATACTATTTCTTATTGTTACCGTATTATATATCAATACGAAACAAAATAGTATTATTAAAGATCATATAGCTGAGCTAAACAAAACCCACAAAGGTTTTATTGATATTGGTGATACGCATTTATCACTCTTTAGTAATTTTCCTAATATTTCTTTTAAAGTAGACGATCTAACAATAAATGAAACTAAAAGTGATAACTCACCAGTTATTATGGACGTTAAAGATATCTACGTAGGATTTAATTTATGGGATATTTTAGATGGAAATTATACTATTAAATCACTAATTGTAGAGGAAGGTTTCTTTGACATTGTAATTCATGAAGATAAAAGTTTAAACCTTTTAAACGCTTTAAAATCCTTTGATGAAACACAAAGTGAAGAGCCGATAGATTTTAAACTCAAAAAAGTCAAATTACATAATTTAGACATCCACAAAAAAGATGAAGGTCAAAATACAGACTTAGAAACATTTATTTATGAAGCTGATGGTGGTTTCAATATTGATAATGAAGTTATTTCAGGACATATTGATACCAAGTTTGAAATGAATTTAATCAGTAATGGCGATACTACGTATGTAAAACACAAACACTTTGATGTTCATACGGATGTTAGTTTAAATAAAGATACTGGATTGCTTACTATCGAACCTTCAGGAGTAACTATGGAGCACGGTGATTTTGAGTTGGAAGGAAAAATAGATACAAAAAATGATTTTGATCTTGATCTTATCATAAAAGGAGCGAAGCCTAATTTTGATATGCTTATTGCCTTTGCCCCTGAGGATCTTATTCCTGTTTTAGAACGATATAAAAATGCTGGGAAAATCTATTTTAATGCAGTCGTTCAAGGACCTACCTTAAATCAACAAGTCCCTTTTTTTGATGTAAACTTCGGAGTAAGTGAAGCGTTTTTAGAAAACACCAACAAAGGTAAACGCGTTAAAAACATTGGTTTTAAAGGGCATTTTACGAATGGTAAGGAACGAAGTTCTCGCACTACAACTTTCTCTCTAGAAGATATGACCGCCAAACTTGGAAAAGGAAAAATTCTAGGAAATGTTGTGATCAATAATTTTGATAAGCCAGAGATAGATATGAGACTGAATACAGATTTTAATCTTGAATTTATAGCTGATTTTTTAAACTTAAGTGACGTAGATATTGCATCTGGGAATGTTTCCTTAAAAATGAATTTTCATGATATTGTGGATATTAATAACCCAGAACTAGCGCTCAGCAGGTTGAATCAGGCGTATTATAGCGAGTTAAAGATTGATAGCCTCAGTTTATCTTCTAAAGATCTTCCTGCGCCATTAAAAAAACTGAATGCACATATAGAAATGAAAGGGAAAAAAGCGACTATCAATCAATTTGATATGCTTTTAGGAAACTCTGATATTTCAATAACTGGATATTTGTCAGACCTTCCTGCTATTGTGCATCATACAGATACACTTGTGGTTACACATTTAGATATTCAATCGAAGCTATTAGATATTGCTGAACTTACACGGTTTTCTGCTACGGATAGTATAAAAACAGGTATAGATGAGCAAATTAAAGATGTAACTGCTGGATTTTCATTCAAATCCTCAGCAAAGGCTTTTACCGAAAGCAAATATTTACCGAAAGGAGAGTTCTTTGTAGACAGTCTTAACGCGAAACTAAAGCATTATCCACATAAATTTCACGATTTTCATGTAGATGTATTAATCGACGATAAAGATCTTAAAATCAAAGATTTTACAGGTTTTATTGATGATTCTGATTTTCATTTTAACGGATTGGTACATAATTATGGTTTTTGGATGCAAAAAGAATTGAATGGTGATGTAGATTTAGATATTACGTTAACTTCAGACTTATTGCGTTTGGAAGACATTTTCTCGTATCAAGGTGAAAATTATGTTCCTGAAGAATATAGACATGAAGAATTTGAAAAACTAGAGTTGCATGTAAATTCTAGTATGCATTATAAAGCATCAGCATTGCATTCTATAGACTTAGAATTGGACAAACTGAATACCAAAATGCATGTGCATCCATTACGATTTGAATACTTTACAGGTGATTTTCATTATGAAGATGACCATATTGTTGTAAAAGATTTTATTGGTAAAATAGGAAGAACTTCTTTTAATATCGGCTTGAACTATTATTTGGGAGATGATGAAGCGATTAAAAAACGAGACAATTACCTAAGTTTCAAAGCCAATTATATTGATTATGATCAGTTATTTCCTCCTGATAAATCAACTGGAAAGGCAACCATAACTGTAAAATCAAAAACTGCAGATGTTCCAGCACATGCAGATGCTTTTAATTTATATGAGCTCCCTTTTACGGATATGAAATTTGATGTAGATGTAGATTATTTTATGTATCAACGGATTCATTTACAAGACATAAAAGCAAAATTACGTACAACTAAGAATCATTATATCTATGTAGATACCTTACATATGAATGCAGCTGGAGGTAATTTTAATATGTCGGGGTATTTTAACGGTAGTAATCCAAAGAAAATTTACCTGAAACCGAATATAAAAACCACTAAAATTGATCTGGATAAGTTCTTATTTAAGTTTGAAAATTTTGGACAAGATCATTTGGTTTCAGATAATTTAAAAGGACATGTTTCTTCCAACATAACTGGAAAAATTAGAATCTATCCTGATTTAGTTCCTGATTTAGATCAATCTGAAGTTCATATGGATGTAAAAGTTTTTAATGGAAAATTACAGAATTATGAACCGATGAAATTGTTGTCTAGTTACATGGGCGATAAAAACCTGAACAATATTAAATTTGATACCATTCAAAATCATATTGATATACATAATGGACGAATAACGATTCCTAATATGACCATTGAATCCACATTAGGACATATGGAGTTATCTGGTACACAAGATTTGAATAATAATATTGAATATTACTTAAGAATTCCATGGAAAACCGTTAGGAAAGCTGTTTGGTATAAATTATTTAAAAACAAAAAAAATAGCGGAACTAAAGAAGAAGAGGACGAAATTATAGAAGTCGATCCCAACAAAAAAGTAAGATACTTAAACTTAAAATTACATGGAACTGTGGATGATTTTAAAGTTTCCATGAAGAAGAAACCGAAGAAGAAAGAGAGATAA
- a CDS encoding DEAD/DEAH box helicase, translating into MSKSFTDLGIIPEIQQSLNDLKISVPTDIQEKAIPNILNKNEDIVALAKTGTGKTAAFGLPLLQLIDTNNSNIQAIILAPTRELGQQIHTNLSSFASHIPSIAIAAICGGTPIKPQIERLQEDTHIVVATPGRLADLIKREAINIKNIQYFILDEADEMVSALKDGLDTIIKEIPKKRRTLLFTATLSGAIKQLINNYMSKDVIQIEADMETVGHQGIKHQYVVVKPIEKLEVLLHFLASKERERGIIFCKTKAAVNKLAKKLAINKFSSGAIHGSLTQGIRDRIMEQFRAGHINILVATDLAARGIDVKEVSYVVNYHLPDTYETYVHRSGRTARAGGKGLSLSVIQEEEIEEIPDFEEELGITFRQFKKADAQSIEENNTLLWAKKIFKTKPNRTVSEDFKDKIKSVFHHLTKDELIEKVLAYHLAETAKDKLKENSKKK; encoded by the coding sequence ATGTCTAAAAGTTTTACCGACTTAGGAATTATTCCTGAAATCCAACAGAGTTTAAATGATTTAAAAATCTCTGTCCCAACAGATATACAAGAAAAAGCGATACCCAACATTTTAAACAAAAATGAAGATATAGTCGCTTTAGCAAAAACAGGAACTGGTAAAACTGCAGCTTTTGGATTACCATTACTTCAATTAATTGACACGAATAACTCCAATATTCAAGCAATTATATTGGCACCAACGAGAGAATTAGGTCAGCAAATTCATACAAACTTAAGCTCTTTCGCTTCACATATTCCTTCAATAGCTATTGCAGCCATTTGTGGTGGAACGCCAATAAAACCACAAATTGAACGATTACAAGAAGATACGCATATAGTTGTGGCGACACCAGGAAGATTAGCAGATTTGATAAAACGTGAGGCGATTAATATTAAAAACATCCAATATTTTATTCTAGATGAAGCCGATGAAATGGTCAGTGCTTTAAAAGATGGACTAGATACAATAATTAAAGAAATACCTAAGAAAAGGAGGACGTTATTATTTACAGCAACACTTTCTGGAGCAATCAAACAACTGATAAACAACTACATGTCTAAAGATGTTATTCAAATTGAAGCCGATATGGAAACTGTTGGACATCAAGGAATAAAACATCAATATGTAGTTGTAAAACCCATAGAAAAACTAGAAGTTTTATTACATTTTTTAGCTTCTAAAGAAAGAGAAAGAGGAATTATATTTTGTAAAACTAAAGCTGCTGTAAATAAACTAGCGAAAAAATTAGCGATTAATAAATTCTCTTCAGGTGCAATTCACGGAAGTTTAACACAAGGAATTCGTGATCGAATAATGGAGCAATTTAGAGCAGGACACATCAATATTTTAGTTGCTACAGATTTAGCTGCACGTGGTATAGATGTAAAAGAAGTTTCTTACGTTGTTAATTATCATTTACCAGACACTTATGAAACCTATGTCCATAGAAGCGGACGAACAGCAAGAGCAGGAGGGAAGGGACTTTCATTAAGTGTTATACAAGAAGAAGAAATTGAAGAAATTCCTGATTTTGAAGAAGAATTAGGTATTACTTTTCGTCAATTTAAAAAGGCCGATGCACAAAGTATAGAAGAAAATAACACCTTGTTATGGGCAAAGAAAATATTTAAAACCAAGCCCAATAGAACCGTTTCAGAGGATTTTAAAGATAAAATTAAGAGTGTATTTCATCATTTGACTAAAGATGAATTAATTGAGAAAGTTTTAGCCTATCATTTGGCGGAAACTGCTAAAGATAAATTAAAGGAGAACTCTAAAAAGAAGTAG